A single window of Jiangella alkaliphila DNA harbors:
- the rplB gene encoding 50S ribosomal protein L2, producing MGIRKYKPTTPGRRGSSVADFVEVTRSTPEKSLVRPLPKKGGRNNSGKITTRHQGGGHKRQYRVVDFRRADKDGVPAKVAHIEYDPNRTSRIALLHYADGEKRYILAPYRLAQGATVEAGPGADIKPGNNLPLRNIPVGTVVHAIELRPGGGAKIARSAGASVQLVAKEGTWAQLRMPSGEIRNVDVRCRATVGEVGNAEQSNINWGKAGRMRWKGKRPTVRGVAMNPVDHPHGGGEGKTSGGRHPVNPNGRPEGRTRRKNKPSDRQIVRRRKTGKKR from the coding sequence ATGGGAATCCGAAAGTACAAGCCGACGACGCCGGGCCGACGCGGCTCCAGCGTCGCCGACTTCGTCGAGGTCACCCGGTCCACGCCCGAGAAGTCGCTGGTGCGGCCGCTGCCCAAGAAGGGCGGCCGTAACAACTCCGGCAAGATCACGACGCGCCACCAGGGCGGCGGCCACAAGCGCCAGTACCGGGTCGTCGACTTCCGGCGGGCCGACAAGGACGGCGTGCCGGCGAAGGTCGCGCACATCGAGTACGACCCGAACCGGACGTCGCGCATCGCGCTGCTGCACTACGCCGACGGCGAGAAGCGCTACATCCTGGCGCCGTACCGCCTGGCGCAGGGCGCCACGGTCGAGGCCGGCCCGGGTGCCGACATCAAGCCCGGCAACAACCTGCCGCTGCGCAACATCCCGGTCGGTACGGTCGTCCACGCCATCGAGCTGCGGCCCGGTGGCGGCGCGAAGATCGCCCGCTCCGCCGGCGCCAGCGTCCAGCTGGTCGCCAAGGAGGGCACCTGGGCGCAGCTGCGCATGCCGTCCGGCGAGATCCGCAACGTCGACGTGCGCTGCCGCGCCACCGTCGGCGAGGTCGGCAACGCCGAGCAGTCGAACATCAACTGGGGCAAGGCCGGCCGCATGCGCTGGAAGGGCAAGCGCCCGACCGTCCGTGGTGTCGCCATGAACCCGGTCGACCACCCGCACGGTGGTGGTGAGGGCAAGACCTCCGGTGGTCGTCACCCGGTCAACCCGAACGGTCGTCCCGAGGGGCGCACCCGCCGGAAGAACAAGCCCAGCGACCGTCAGATCGTCCGCCGTCGCAAGACCGGCAAGAAGCGCTGA
- the rplW gene encoding 50S ribosomal protein L23, whose amino-acid sequence MTVNRRDPRDILIVPVVSEKSYGLLDENKYTFVVAPDANKTEIKIAVEKVFNVKVTGVNTQNRQGKRRRTRFGVGKRPDTKRAIVTVAEGQRIDIFSGPVG is encoded by the coding sequence GTGACCGTCAACCGCAGGGATCCGCGCGACATCCTCATCGTGCCGGTCGTGTCCGAGAAGAGCTACGGCCTTCTCGACGAGAACAAGTACACCTTCGTGGTCGCGCCTGACGCGAACAAGACCGAGATCAAGATCGCGGTCGAGAAGGTGTTCAACGTCAAGGTCACCGGTGTCAACACCCAGAACCGCCAGGGCAAGCGCCGTCGCACCCGCTTCGGTGTGGGCAAGCGCCCCGACACCAAGCGCGCGATCGTGACGGTCGCCGAAGGCCAGCGCATCGACATCTTCTCCGGCCCGGTCGGCTGA